The following DNA comes from Myxococcales bacterium.
TGGCCAGCATCAGAAATGAGCCCAAGGTCGTCTCCGCCAGCGGTCGCCTGTATGCGCCGGCGCTCGCGGGGGCGGGAGCCCACTCGACCGGCGTGCAGCTCATCGGGGTGGAGCCGAGGAGTGAACGAAGGGTGACGGAGCTGCACAACCAGCTCTCCGCGGGTCAGTACCTGGACGACGAGCCGACACCCTGGCCCAAGGCACGCGAGCTGTCCGCCGAAGAGAGCGCGCAGGATGCACAGTTGACCGAGAGCGAGAGCGACAAAGCGGCGGCGGAGATCGAGGAGCTGCCCGAGCTTGGCAGTGAACGCCCGGCCAAGCCCGGGGACGCCGCCGGCGCGCCGTCCGCGACCGGAGAGCCGGCGGCGCTCTTGCGCAACGCACTCTCGCCGCGACCGAGCCGACCGCCCAACGTGATCTTGGGGGCGAGCCTGGCCCGGGTGCTGGGTGTGAACGTGGGCGACGAGCTGTTCCTGTCGGCGCAGGCCAAGGACGGCTCCGCCGAGGGGATCCGCGCCCGCGTCGCCGGTATCTTTCGCACGGGCACGACGGGCTACGACCGGGTTCGCGTGTACTTGCACGTCGCCGATCTTGGTCGCCTGGTCCACCTCGAAGGGCGCTTCCACGAGATCGCTGCGCTTGCGACCTCGCCGGACGACGCCCCTCTAGTCGCCGCGCGCCTGCGCGACACCCTCGCGCCTCGCGGCGCAGAGGTTCGAGCCTGGAGCGAGCTTCGCCCCGACATCTTGCGCATGCTGGACTTGAATCGCGCTGGTGGCGTGCTGCTCGCCGTCATCGTTTTCATCGTGGCCAGTCTGGGCGTCGTCAACACGATGCTGATGGCCGTGCTGGAGCGCACGCGGGAGCTCGGAGTGCTCAAGGCAATTGGCATGTCGAGTGGCAGGCTGTTTGCGATGATCGTGACGGAGACCGCATTTTTGGCCGTCCTCGGCGCGAGCGCCGGGACGCTGCTGGGCCTCGGGCTCGATCTCTACCTGGTGCGACACGGCGTGGATTTGGGGTTCATCACCCAGGGGGTGTCGTTCGCGGGAGTGGGCATGCAACCCGTGGTGTACGGCGCGGTCACGCCGGGCGGTGTGCTCTGGCCCGTGGCGATCTTGTCGCTCGTGTGTGTGCTGGCGTCGGTGTATCCGGCGCTTCGCGCCGCCCGCATGCAACCCGCCGTCGGCATGAGGGAGACTTGAGATGTTGACCCTGACGATTGCCTGGCGCTCCTTCATTCGACACCGCTGGCGCTCGTCCATCACGGTGGCCGCGGTTGCCTTGGGCCTGGCAATGCTGCTGGTGTTCGTGGGCATCGCCGACGACGGTCACGCACGCATGGCCGAGCTCGGGATCCGCATGGGCTCGGGCCATGTGCTGGTCGAAGGACGCGGTTATCGCGACGCGCAGACCCTCGACTATCTGGTGCACGACGCCGACGCCGTCGCCGACGAGCTCGCACGGTTGCCGAACGTGCGCTCGGTCGCAGTGCGGCTCCGCACCAGCGGGCTCTTGTCCGCCGGCGAGCGCAGCGCTCCGGTGCTGGTGTCCGGTGCGGCGCCCGCGCGGGAGCTCGCCGCCTCGGACATCGTGGCGCCGAAGAACCGCGTGGCCGGCGACTACGTGCGCGCTCGGGCCGACATGCCCTTTGCGAATCAGGCGGCGGACATCTACCTGGGCAAGACGCTGGCAGAGCAGCTCGGAGTGGCGGTGGACGACCGCGTCGTCCTGACCGTCTCACCCCCCGGCGGCTCGGAGCCCGCCTCGGCGGCGTTTCGGGTGAGCGGGATCTTCAGGACCGGCGTCAACGAGCTCGACGACGGCTGGGTCGAGATCCCCATCGACGAAGCGCGCACCATCCTGGGTCTGCCCGGCGCGGCCACGGAGGTGGCGTGTATCTCGGATCTGCCGCACAGCGACGCGCTCACCGGGGCGGTACGGAACCAACTCGGGTCGAAGGCCGACCTCTCGGTCGTGCCGTGGCAAGAGGCGCTGCGCGAGCTGCACGACGCCCTGGTGCTGGACGACGCCGGTCTCTATCTGATGATGGCGATCGTCTTTTTGGTGGTCGACCTCGGCATTTTCAACACGGTGCTCATGAGTGTGACCGAGCGCACCCGCGAGCTCGGGGTGATGATGGCCCTCGGCACCTCGGGGCGCCGGATGTTCTCGCTGATCTTGGTCGAGGCGGTGATCTTGGCTGCGGTCTCGCTGGTCATCGGGGTCGGGATCGGGTTGGGCCTGCACCTCTACGTCCAGAGTCACGGCATCGATGTCACCCAGTTCGCCGGTGAGGTTCAGTTCGCCGGCATCAACTGGTCCGGTCGGATTTATTCCACACTCACGCCCAGCATCGTCCTTCGCTGGACGTTCGTCGTAGGGGTCGTGGTGCTCGTCTCGGCGCTGTATCCCGCCTGGCGTGTCACCCGTCTCGAGCCCGTGGAGGCCATGCATCATGTCTGAGTCCATCGTCAGCGTCACGAACGTCTCGAAGACCTATCAACAGGGTGAGCTCGAGGTCCGGGCGTTGGATGACGTCTCCCTCGAGGTTCTCCCGGGCGACTTCGCGGTGCTCGCCGGACCCTCTGGCTCGGGCAAGACGACGCTGCTGAACCTGATGGGCGCGCTGGATCAGCCGACGAGCGGCCGCGTGGTCGTGGGCGGCCGCGACATCTCGCGCCTGCGCGGACACGAGCTCGCCGACTTGCGCCTGCGCCACATCGGCTTCGTATTCCAGTCTTACAACCTGATCCCGGTGCTCACGGCCTACGAGAACGCAGAGTACGTGTTGCTGCTCCGGGGCGTGGCGAGCGCGGAGCGCCGCCGACGCGTCGAAGAGGTGATGGCAGCCGTGGGCCTCGCAGGGCTCGAGAACCGCAAGCCGGCGGAGCTGTCCGGGGGTCAGCAGCAACGCGTCGCGGTCGCGCGCGCCATCGCGGCCGCGCCGGATCTCGTGCTGGCCGACGAACCCACGGCGAACCTCGACTCGCACACGGCCATCGAGCTCATCGAGCTGCTCGGGCGCCTGAACCGCGAGCGCGGGGTCACGTTCCTGATCTCGTCTCACGACGCGCGGGTCATCGATCGCGCGCTGCGCGTGGTCGGGCTCGAGGACGGGCACATCGCGAGCGACGAGCGGAGGCAGACCGATGCGGCTTGAACCAGGCAAGCTCTTCGCTGTCGGCCTGGCGGGCGCCGTCGCTCTCTGGCCGTCGAGCGCGAGTGCCTTCGTGCTCGCTGAAGACGAGCTCGAGGAGACCAGCACCGAGCTCGGCGCCGTCGTCCGAACGTTCGGTTTCGTGATGGCCGGGCCGACGCTCGATCCGCCCTTCAACCTCGAAGACGCGAGCCCCGCGTCGACGACTGTAGTGGACATCCGCCCGTACTTTTCCTACCGCACGCCGGATCTGAAACTCACCCTGCATCAGTCGCTGATCAGCATCACCCGCTCCCACGCGAGCCTCGCGCTGTCGCCGCTCGGGCGCGGGACCTCGCCGCCACGTTTCCTGCCGCTCCGCTGGACTGCCCGCGACGACCCGACCGCAACGCTCGCTACCGAGACGGAGTGGGCCTACGCAGCGTGGCTCGCTGGCAGCGTGACGATCAGCGTGGGCCGGCAGCCGGTGAGCTTGGGGCGCGGTCGCATCTGGCGCCCCTGGGACGTCGTGTCGAGCTTCTCGCTGACCGAGGTCGACACCGAGTACAAGCCCGGCGTCGACGCCGCTCGTTTCGACTTCAGCCCGTCGTCGTCGACCACGCTGAGTGTGATTGCCGCCGCGGGGGAACGACAGCGTGACGACGACTTCCAGGCCGACCTCGCCGGCTCGGCCTTCGTCGGGCGATTCGTGCACGGTTTCGGCCGCACGGAGCTGGGCGTGCTCGTGGGTTTGGTGCGACAAGATGCCGTGCTCGGCTGGAGCGCGCAGTGGGATCTCGACGTGTTCGATCTCTACGCTGAGGTCAGCGCAACCTGGCTGCGGGAGGAGAGCGCGGTGTCGCCCGCCGTGAGCGAGCGGAAGACCGCGGTGCCGCGCGCGCTGCTCGGTGCGACGATTGCGCCAGGCGAACACTGGAAGCTCGTGCCCGAGGTCTACTACGATGGCTTCGGAGCGCGGCACCCGAAGGACTACCTGGCCATCGCTCTCAGCGAGCGGGTGGCCTTGGGTGAGCAGGTCGTGCTCGGGAATCTCTACAGCGGTGCGGCCCTCGAGTTCGAGGCGCATCCACTCGTGCACCTGACCGCGCTCGGTATCACCAACCTGCTCGACCCGAGTGCGCTCGCTTCGCTCTCGTGTCGTTATGATCTGGGCAAGAACACGCGGCTGATCGCCGGTGGTTACGTGCCGCTCGGTCCGCGCCCGGACGAGAATACGGTATTCGTGCCCAAGAGTGAGTTCGGACTGTTTCCGTACTTTGGCTTCGTCGAGCTCGGCGTCGTGATGTGAGGCCCTGACTTGCTTCCCCCCCGCAGCTCGGCTTGTCTCGCTTCGGCATGGCGCGCAGACAATCGAGCGAAGGGTTCACGGGATTTGCGGATCCGAAGTTCTTTCGCGATCTCGCCAAGCACCAGTCGCGGGACTGGTTCAACGCGAACAAGTCCGTCTACGACGAGGGTTTCGCCAAACCCATGAGCCACTTGCTCTCGGAGCTGTCGAAGAAGCTCGACCGCTCGTATCCGGACTGTGAGCTCGGCGAGCCGAAGGTCTTTCGCTTGCACCGCGACGTGCGCTTCTCGAAGGACAAGTCTCCGTACAAGACCCACGTCTCCGGGCTCATTCCGGTGAAGCTCGGCGCGGGCCGGGTGACCGAGACTCCCGCGGCGCTCTATCTACAGCTGGGCTTCGAGGCGGCGAGCGGAAAGTACACGAGCATGGCGGGCGCCGGGCTCTACATGATGGATCCTGCGCAGCTCGAGAAGTTTCGGAAGGGCCTGCTGGACGACAAACGTGGCGCGGAGGTCGCGCGCATCGTGAAGGCACTCGGCAAGAAGGGCGCGGAGCTCGAGGCGGGAGGACGGCTGAAGAACGCACCCCGCGGCGTCGACCCGTCGCACCCCCGGGCGGAGCTGCTCAAGCTCAAGGGCCTGGTGGCGATGTTCGGAGACCTTCCGGCCAGCGCAATCAAGAGCCACGCGCTCGTCGACTGGCTCCTCGAACGCGGGAAAGCTTGCGCGCCGCTCGTGCGCTGGCTCACCTGGCAGACGCGCTGACAGCGGGCTCCTGGGCGCGTTCGGCGCACGCGAGCCGCAGCGCGCCTCAGCCGCCGTTCCCGCCGTCGTACAGCGTGCCGAGCTCGATCACCCGCAGCTTCGAGACCGGGATCTGATCCTTGATCTCGTAGGTGTCGAGCAGCCCGGCGCTCCACTTGGCCTGCGCGGCAGGTGAGCCGTCACGGCCCAGCGGGCCCCCTGAGCACGGCGCCGTCCAGGCGCGGCAGCTCCACCGCGCACAGCTGTTCGAGCAGTGCGTCGGGGTCGATGGCGGCTTGCAAGATCGGCCGGTGCTCGCGGCGGATGAAGCCGAGCTCGGCGCTCTCGTCGAGGAATGAGAGGAGCTTGTCGTAGAAGCCGTGCGCGTTGAGCAAACCCACGGGTTTCTCGTGGTAACCGAGCTGGGTCCAGGTGGTCACCTCGAAGATCTCTTCGAGCGTGCCCCAGCCTCCCGGCAGGGCGACGAACGCATCGCTGAGCTCGGCCATGCGGTGTTTGCGTTCGTGCATCGTTTCGACCACGACGAGCTCGGTGACTCCGCGATGCCCCAGCTCGAGGTCGAGCAGCTTCTTCGGGATCACGCCGGTGACCTTGGCGCCGGCTTCGAGCGCGGCGTCGGCGAGGGCGCCCATCAACCCCACGCTGCCACCGCCGAAGACGACATCGAGCCCGCGTCGAGCCAGGCATCTTGCCATTGCACGCGCGACCTCGCGCCAGCGCTCGTCGACGCGGTTGCTCGAGGCGCAGTAGACACAGACCCGGCGGAGCTCTCTCATCGCGTGCAGTGTAGGGCCCAGAGCCGCCGTGGCCTA
Coding sequences within:
- a CDS encoding ABC transporter permease translates to MLIAKLAYRNLGRNARRSLITGLALALSAALSIAYYGLVDGMNAGLVHSLTRFDLGHVQAHAPGYSVRGVLDLTLPEGDAALASIRNEPKVVSASGRLYAPALAGAGAHSTGVQLIGVEPRSERRVTELHNQLSAGQYLDDEPTPWPKARELSAEESAQDAQLTESESDKAAAEIEELPELGSERPAKPGDAAGAPSATGEPAALLRNALSPRPSRPPNVILGASLARVLGVNVGDELFLSAQAKDGSAEGIRARVAGIFRTGTTGYDRVRVYLHVADLGRLVHLEGRFHEIAALATSPDDAPLVAARLRDTLAPRGAEVRAWSELRPDILRMLDLNRAGGVLLAVIVFIVASLGVVNTMLMAVLERTRELGVLKAIGMSSGRLFAMIVTETAFLAVLGASAGTLLGLGLDLYLVRHGVDLGFITQGVSFAGVGMQPVVYGAVTPGGVLWPVAILSLVCVLASVYPALRAARMQPAVGMRET
- a CDS encoding ABC transporter permease; the protein is MLTLTIAWRSFIRHRWRSSITVAAVALGLAMLLVFVGIADDGHARMAELGIRMGSGHVLVEGRGYRDAQTLDYLVHDADAVADELARLPNVRSVAVRLRTSGLLSAGERSAPVLVSGAAPARELAASDIVAPKNRVAGDYVRARADMPFANQAADIYLGKTLAEQLGVAVDDRVVLTVSPPGGSEPASAAFRVSGIFRTGVNELDDGWVEIPIDEARTILGLPGAATEVACISDLPHSDALTGAVRNQLGSKADLSVVPWQEALRELHDALVLDDAGLYLMMAIVFLVVDLGIFNTVLMSVTERTRELGVMMALGTSGRRMFSLILVEAVILAAVSLVIGVGIGLGLHLYVQSHGIDVTQFAGEVQFAGINWSGRIYSTLTPSIVLRWTFVVGVVVLVSALYPAWRVTRLEPVEAMHHV
- a CDS encoding ABC transporter ATP-binding protein gives rise to the protein MSESIVSVTNVSKTYQQGELEVRALDDVSLEVLPGDFAVLAGPSGSGKTTLLNLMGALDQPTSGRVVVGGRDISRLRGHELADLRLRHIGFVFQSYNLIPVLTAYENAEYVLLLRGVASAERRRRVEEVMAAVGLAGLENRKPAELSGGQQQRVAVARAIAAAPDLVLADEPTANLDSHTAIELIELLGRLNRERGVTFLISSHDARVIDRALRVVGLEDGHIASDERRQTDAA
- a CDS encoding DUF2461 domain-containing protein — encoded protein: MARRQSSEGFTGFADPKFFRDLAKHQSRDWFNANKSVYDEGFAKPMSHLLSELSKKLDRSYPDCELGEPKVFRLHRDVRFSKDKSPYKTHVSGLIPVKLGAGRVTETPAALYLQLGFEAASGKYTSMAGAGLYMMDPAQLEKFRKGLLDDKRGAEVARIVKALGKKGAELEAGGRLKNAPRGVDPSHPRAELLKLKGLVAMFGDLPASAIKSHALVDWLLERGKACAPLVRWLTWQTR
- a CDS encoding TIGR00730 family Rossman fold protein, which gives rise to MRELRRVCVYCASSNRVDERWREVARAMARCLARRGLDVVFGGGSVGLMGALADAALEAGAKVTGVIPKKLLDLELGHRGVTELVVVETMHERKHRMAELSDAFVALPGGWGTLEEIFEVTTWTQLGYHEKPVGLLNAHGFYDKLLSFLDESAELGFIRREHRPILQAAIDPDALLEQLCAVELPRLDGAVLRGPAGP